The DNA window GGCGATGACCAGCGTCGTGCGATCCGGCATCAGCTTCTGCAGGGCGTTCTGCACCAGTCGCTCGGACTCGTTGTCGAGCGCGGCGGTGGCTTCGTCCAGGATCAGGATCGGCGCGTCCTTGAGCATCGCCCGCGCAATCGCCAGGCGCTGGCGCTGGCCACCGGACAGGCGGCCACCCTTGGGTCCGACCGGCGCCTGCAGGCCTTCGGGAAGTTCGCGCACGAACTCCATGGCGTTGGCGCCTTCCACCGCGCGCTCCAGCGCCTGCGGCGGGACCTGCTGCATTTCGCCGTAGGCCACGTTCTCGGCAATGCTGCCGTCGAACAGCATCACCTGCTGGCCCACCAGCGCGATCTGCCGGCGCAGGTCCGCCAGCGCGTACTCCTGCAGCGGATGGCCATCGACCAGAATCTGCCCGGACTCCGGTTCGTAGAAGCGCGGAATCAACTTGATCAGGCTGGACTTGCCGCTGCCGGAACGGCCGACGATGGCGGTCACTGTGCCGGGCTTGGCGATGAAGCTGACGTCCTGCAAGGCCGGGCGCACCTGGCCGGGGTAACGGGCGGTGACGTCACGGAATTCAATCAGGCCCTGCGCGCGTTCCAGATGACGGCGGCCGGTATCGATTTCGTCCGGCGCATCGAGCACCGAGAACAGGCGTTCGGCCGAGGCCACGCCGCGCTGGACCATGTTCTGCACATTGGTCAGTTGCTTGAGCGCCGGGATGATGGCGGTCATCGACAGCATGAGCGTGATGAAGTCGCCGGCGTTGAGTCGACCCGCCTGAGCTTCGTAGCCGGCGATGAGCAGCAGCACGGAGAGGCCGACCGCGCCCATCATCTGCACCACTGCCGTGGAAATTCCCTTGGTGGATTCCACCTTCATCGAGAGCTTGAGGTTGGTGTCGGCCAGCGCCTTGTAGCGCTTCAGCTCTTCGGCCTGGGCGCCGTAGATCTTGACCTCCTGCTGGCCGGTCAGGCTTTGATCCGCGGCCTGCAGCAGATGTCCGCCACTTTCCTGGATGCGATGGCTGATGCGGCGATAACGCTTGGCGACCTTGTCCATGATCCACGCCAGCGGCGGCGCCAGGATCAGGATCGAAATGGTCACCTGCCAGCTCGTCCACAACATCACCGCCAGCATGGCGATGGCTTGCAGCGCCTGCTGGATCATCACCTTCATCGCATCGACGGCCGCCTGCGCGACCTGATCCGAATCCGAGCCCAGGCGCACCAGCATCGAGGGCACCGGCTCGGAATCAAAGCGCGCGCCCGGCATGCGCAGATACTTGCCCAACACCTTGACCCGCAGGTCACGCGCAATACTTCTGGCCGCACGCCCCATCGACATGTCGGTGACATAGCCGGCCGCGCCACGCACCAGGAACAAGCCGATGATCACCGCCGGCAGGATCCATACCTTGTCCAGGTCGCGCTCGACGAAGGTCGTGTTGGTGATGTAGCCCATCATCTTGGCGAAGGCGCCGCTGACGCCGGCTTCAATCAGCGCCGCCACCACCGCCAACGACAACAGGCCGCGATACGGCCGCGCAAAACTCAACAAGCGCCGATAGGTCACCCAGGCCGAATGCGGCTCGGCGTTCACCGCTTCGCCTCCGGCGCGGTGGCGATCTGGATCTTGCGGAAGCCCGCCTGGGCCAGCGCGTCGTAGGCCGTCACCACCGCCTGGTGCGGCGTGCGCGCATCGGCGCGCAGCAGTACGGGACGGTCGCGATCCTGGTCAGCGGCTTCTTCGATGGTCTGCTTGAGCGCGTCCACGTCGGTGCGCAGCACTTCGCGCTCATCGACGAAGTAATGGCCATCGGCGTTGATCAACACGCTCAGGGTCTTGGCTTGCGCGGCCACCGGCTCGCCCTTGGCGCTCGGCAACTGCAGCTGCAACATCGAGCGCGAATCGAACGTGGTGGTGATCACGAAGAAGATGATCAGCACCAGGATGACGTCGATCAGCGGAACGAGGTTGATCTCCGGCTCCTCGTGGGCGCGGTCGTCACGAATCCGCATGGGGTTCAGCCGTTGGCGCCGACGGTGGACGGACTGGCGGCCGGCCGCGGGGCCGGACGCAGGTGACGGGATTCCAGAGCGTCCACCAAGGCGCCTGCTTCCTTCTCCATCTCGACGATGTAGCCGCCAATGCGGCCACGGAAGTAGCGGTGCGCCCACAGCGCGGGAATCGCCACGATCATGCCGGTGGCCGCGCAGACCAGCGCCTTGCCGATGCCGCCGGCCAGCTGGTTGACGTCACCCAGGCCGCTGTCCTGGATGCCCAGGAACATCTGGATCATGCCGACCACCGTACCCAGCAGGCCCAGCAAGGGGCCGGCCGAAGCGATGCTGCCCAGCGTGTTGAGGAATTTCTCCATCCGGTGCACGACATGGCGACCGGTGTCTTCGATGCGTTCGCGAATCTGCTCGCGCGGACGGTTGCGCACATCCAGCGCGGCGGCCAGCAGTTCGCCCAACGGCGAGGTACGGCGCAGCGATTCGATATGGGCGGGCTCCAGTTGGCCGCGCACGGCCCAGTTGCGGACTTCCTCGCCCAGACCCGGCGGCATGATTTCCTTGCGACGCAGGCTCCAGAAGCGCTCCACCACGATGGCCAACGCCAACACGGCCAGCAACAGCAGGGGAATCATCGGCCAGCCGCCCGCCTTGACCAGTTCCAGCACGTCCACGTCCTCGGGCCCATCGGGCCGTTCCTCACCGGCCGATAGAATAGCCTAGAGTGAATCACCTCCCCTGCCCGGCAGGCTTTTGCGGGGGTTTTCCGGCTCACTTTGCCACTGCTGTTGGCGTTCTACGGCATCCCACCAGCGGGCATGGGCGTGACGGCGTTCACGAACGGATAGCCCCCCCGCCCCCAGCCAGACCTGGATGGCGCCCGAGCGCGCCGTATCCAGCACCTCGGCCCCCGCCTGCTGCCAGCGCTGGACCACCTCCGGGCGCGGGTGTCCAAAGCGATTGCCATGGCCGCTGGCGACCAGCGCCAGGCGCGCGTGGCTGGCCGCGACAAAGCCCGGGTCGGACGAACCTCCGCTGCCATGATGAGCCACCACCACGACCTCATTGCGCACCGCGCGGGGCTGGCTGCGCAGCAGTTCGCGCTCGATGACCTGACCAATATCGCCGGTCAACAACACGCTGCCGTGGACGGTCTCGATGCGCAGCACGCAACTGGCTTCATTGCCCAGATAGGGGAAGTGGGCGTCGGGATGCAGCACGCGAAAGCGCACGCCGTCCCAGCGCCATGCCTGTCCCCGCACGCAGGGCCGCACCGGCGCAGGCAAGCGAGGCGACAGCGCAGGCATGCCGGGGGGCGCCAGGCTGTCGGCCACCTGCAAGGCGGCATGCACACTGGCCTGCCCACCGGCATGATCGTTGTCGCCGTGACTGAGCACCATGCGATCCAGTTCGGACACCCCCCAGGCGCGCAGTGCAGGCACGACCGCGCGCTCACCTGCATCAAAGCCGTCGCGCGTGGCCGGACCGGTGTCGTAGAGCAGGCGGTGGCGATGCGTCTGCACGAGCACCGACAAGCCCTGCCCCACGTCGATGACCGCCACCTGCACTTCGCCCCGGGCCGGCCATTGCCGGTTCGGCCAAAGCAGCGGGCACCACAACAGCAGGGCCAGAGGCTTGCCCGGCACACCGCGTGGCAACAGCAGCCACAGCGCTCCGAGCAAGGCCAGCGGCAACGCCCCGATCGACGCTTCCGGCAGCCACCACAAGGCAAGACGGGATCGCGCGCAGGCTTCGATCAGCGGCCACAGGCCATCGAAACAGGCCGCGGCCAATCGCCAGATCGGCAGGCCCGCCGCCGGTGCGATGGATTCCAGCGCGAGCGCCAGCAATGACAAGGGCACCACTACGAGCGTCCACCAGGGAATCGCCAACAGGTTGAGAAACGGTCCAAGCAGCGACGCTTGATCAAACAGGACTACGGACAGCGGCAGCAGCCCCACGGTCGCCACCGCCTGTGCGGAAAGAAAGCTCCGCCACATCGGTGACGTCTGATCATCAGGCAGGCACCAGGCGAGCCAGGCCACCCCGGCAAAACTCAACCAGAAGCCGGCGGTCAGCGGCGCGAGCGGATCGAACAGCAACACCGCCGACAAGGCCAGGGCCAGCGCCTGTCCCACCGTGGCAGGGCGTCGCCCGAGCCGGGCCAGCGCCCACACCGACATCATCAGCACCGTGCGCACGGTCGGTAGTGCGAAGCCGGCCAGCGCGGCATAGCCCAACCCCGCGAACGCCGAGGCGATCGCCATGGCTTGCGGACGTGGCAGGTGGCGCGGAAGCCAGGCGCCGACTCGCCACAGCAGACCCACCAGCGAAGCCAGCGCCGCCGCGACCATGCCGACATGGAAACCCGAGATGGCGATCAAATGGGTCAAGCCGCTGGCGCGCAGCACCTGCCAATCAGGGTCGGTCAGGCCGCGCGTGTCGCCCAGCGCCAATGCGCGCAGGAATCGCGATGACGACGCTGGCACGCCTTGCCCGATGCGCGCCGACATCTGTTCGCGCCACGCCATCAGACCCCGCGCCTTGCCCAGTCGCCGCGCGGAGAACGCCTTGCGCACGTAGCCCGTAGCCGCAATTCGTTGCGCCACGGCGTGGCGTTCCGAGTCGAAGCCGCCCGGATTGCGAAGCCCGCGCGGCGCACGCAGCTTGACCGCAAACCGCCAGCGCTCGCCGGCGCGCAGCCGCACGCGCGGCCCCGGCATCTTCGCGTCATGGTCGTCGTACCACGACAGGATCACCCGGCGTCCATCGAGCCGTTCGGTGATATCCGCGGATTCAATCTGGAAGTCGAAACGGGTCTGGCGCGCGCCATGGCTGGGCAGTCCGCTGACACGACCGGTCACCACCAGTTCTTCCTTCTCCAGCAGCGGCGGCAGCTGTCGATGCAGGGCCAGCGCCCCGTGCAGCGCGGTCCAGGCGAAGCCGAACAACAAGGCGCCGCACCAACGGGCACGCCAGCGCCGGCCCCATAGGTAGAGGGCCAAAACGCACAGCCCGGCACTCGCCGTGACCGGCGGCAGCACCGGCGCCAGCAGGCAGAGTCCGGTGCCGGTCAGCAAGGCGGCCGCACAGGCGGGCCCAAACGGGGGCACGGTGCGGACGTCGGGGCGATGAAGGGGCGACTGCGAAGGCATGCCTCGCAGTGTGGAAGTCGCCGATGGCGCGCGGTATCAGGCGATGCCGCGCGCGCGGCTCAGGGTTTTCTGATCAGACGTCCGACGCGGCCAAGGCGCGCAGCTTGCCTTCGTGCAGTTCCAGCACGCGATCCAGGCGACGCGCCAGCCGGCGGTCATGCGTGACCAGCACCAGACTGGTCTTCTGCGCGCGATTCAATTCCAACATCAGGTCGAACACGGTCGCCGCGGTCTTCTCGTCCAGGTTGCCGGTGGGTTCATCGCCGAGCACGCAGGCCGGACGATTGACCAGTGCGCGTGCGACGGCCGCACGTTGACGCTCACCACCGGACAGCTCGCCCGGTTTGTGTTCGATGCGATGGCCCAGGCCCACGGCTTCAAGCAGCGCACGCGCCTTGTCGCCGGCTGCGCGGGCATCGGCGCCGCCGAGCATCACCGGCATCATCACGTTTTCCAGCGCGGTGAATTCCGGCAGCAGGTGATGGAACTGGTAGACGAAGCCCAGCGCCTGGTTGCGCAGCTTGCCGCGGGCGGCGTCGGACAGCGACGACATCTTCTTGTCGGCCACGTAGACCTCGCCCGCCGTCGGCGTGTCCAGGCCGCCCAGCAGATGCAGCAAGGTGCTCTTGCCGGCGCCGGACGCGCCCACGATGGCGACGGTTTCGCCCGCCTCCACGCGCAACTCCAGGCCGTCGAAGACCGGCGTGTGCAACTTGCCTTCGGCGTAGGTCTTGGCCAGCGCTTCGGCACGGATGACGGAGGGATTACTCATAGCGCAGCGCCTCCGCCGGCTGGGTACGCGCCGCGCGCCAGGCCGGATACAAGGTGGCCAGGAACGCCATGATCAATGCGACGCAGGCGATGGTAATGACATCGCTGGCCTGCAGGTCATACGGCAGGCCGGTGATGTAGTAGACGTCGGAAGGCAACAGGGTGACGTGGAAGACCTTCTCGATCAGATCCAGGATGCGCTCCAGATTCATGGTGAGCGTGATGCCACCGATCACGCCGGCGACGGTGCCGATGATGCCGATCAACGAGCCTTGCACCATGAACACCTGCATTACCCCGCGCGGGGTCAGCCCCAGGGTGCGCAGGATGGCGATGTCGGCTTGTTTGTCGGTGACCAGCATCACTTGCGAGTTCACCAGCGAGAACGCGCCCATCAGGATGATCAGCGAGAGCAGGATGCCCATCACCGTCTTTTCCATTTTCAGCGATTGGTAGAGGTTGGCGTTCTGGCTCTGCCAGTCGCTGACCCGGTACACATGGCCGAGCCTGTAGACCAGGTCGCGGGCCACCACCATCGCCTTGTCCATGTCGTGCAGTTTGAGCCGCACGCCGGTGACGCCGTCGCCCATGCGCAGCACCCGTTGCAGATCCTGCATGTGCACGACGGCCAGATTGCGGTCGATGTCGTTATGCCCCACCGAGAAAATGCCGGTCACGGTGTAGCGTTTGATCTTGGGCATCGCGCCCATCGGCGTGCCCTGGAAATCGCCGGCGGTGACCACCACGCTGTCGCCCACCCCGACCCGCAACCAGGCCGCGAGCTCCTGCCCCAGCAGGATGTGGAACTCGCCGGGCTGCAGGGAATCCAGGCTGCCGGCCTTCATCTTCTGGCCCAGCACCGACACATTCCCTTCCTGCGCCGGCACCACGCCCTGCACCAGCGCGCCCTGCGGATCGGCGAAGCCACTGATCATGGCCTGCACGTCCACGTACGGCGCGGCGCCGGCCACGCGTGGATCTTCCATGGCGATCTTGACCGCATGCGGCCAGTCGGTCATGGCCTCGCCTGCCCCGCTGACCGTGGCGTGGGCGGTCATCTGCAGCAGACGGTCGCGGATTTCCCGCTGGAAGCCGCTCATCACCGACAAGGTGGTGATCAGCACGGCTACGCCCAGGGCGATGCCGATCATCGAGGCCAGCGAGATGAAGGAGATGAAGCCGTTGCGGCGCTTGGCCCGCAGGTAACGCAAGCCGATGGCGACGGGGATGGGGTTGAACATTAGACCCTGAGCGGTGGTGTTCGTGCCGGCTATGGTGCCATTGACCGGCGGCTCCGCGATACGCGCCAGTCTTCCGCGGCCAGCGTGAGTTCACGCCGTGCCTGCCGGGACAGGCTGTCCGGACAGCAGCTGCGATGGCGCCAGCGTCCTGTCGGGTCCTGCCAGGCCAGCACAGTCAGCGGGCCACGCCGGCTCAGCCGCAGGTCGCGCACCGCCTGCCCGTCCACCCTGGGCGGTTCGTTACCTCCGGGCAGGACGAAGCATGGCCGCGGTCGGCGCGCCTCCCACCTGGCACAGACCAGTCCCCATGCGAAGGCCAGCATGCCGATGGGCCAGCGCAGGACCGACGGCGCATTGCTGCCCAGCATCGCCATGGCGGCGAGCAGGCCGAGCAGGATCAGCGAGGCCTGCAGTTGACGCGACGGCTGCCAGTCAAGCCGGCAGCTGACGGATACGCTCGATGAGTGCGGCGAGTTCGCCATCGGGACACTGCTCATAGCCCATGAACCAGCGCCAGAGTTTGTCGTCTTCGCAATCCAGAAGCCGTAGGAAAACCCCGCGTTGGGATTCGGAATCTTCCGGCCAGTAGTGTTCGAGATGGCGTTCGAACAGCTGATCGAGTTCACGCATGCCGCGCCGGCAGCGCCAGCGCACGCGTTTGAGTTCGATGGCGTGATCGTTCATGACAGGCATCGACTGCCGCGCGCTCGCGCAACGCGGCTGTCCGGCGTCGGGACTTACGCCCGGCGCTCCATCATCAGCTTCTTGATTTCGGCAATCGCCAGCGCCGGATTCAGGCCCTTGGGGCAGGTCCGTGCGCAGTTCATGATGGTGTGGCAGCGGTAGAGCTTGAACGGATCTTCCAGATCGTCCAGGCGTGCACCCGTGTCTTCATCGCGCGAGTCGATGATCCAGCGGTAGGCCTGCAGCAGGATCGCCGGGCCCAGGTAACGCTCGCCGTTCCACCAGTAGCTCGGGCACGAGGTCGAGCAGCAGGCGCACAGGATGCACTCGTACAGGCCGTCCAGGTGCTTGCGATCTTCCGGCGACTGCAGGCGCTCGCGATCCGGCGGGGCCGGCGTCTGCGTGCGGATCCACGGCTTGATCGAGGCGTACTGCGCGTAGAAATGGGTCAGGTCGGGCACCAGATCCTTGACCACGCTCATGTGCGGCAGCGGATAGATCGGCACTTCGGCCTTGGCGCAGTCGCTGATGGCGCGCGTGCAGGCCAGGGTGTTGGTGCCGTCGATGTTCATCGCGCACGAACCGCAGATGCCTTCGCGGCAGGAGCGGCGGAAGGTCAGCGTGGGATCGATCTCGTTCTTGATCTTGATGAGCGCGTCGAGAACCATCGGACCGCAGGCGGCCAGATCCACCTCGTAGGTATCCACGCGCGGGTTCTGCCCGTCGTCCGGATTCCAGCGGTAGACCTTGAAGGTGCGCGGCTGCTTGGCATCCTTGGCGGGGAAGTGCTTCCCCTTCTGGATGCGCGAGTTTTTCGGGAGTGCAAATTCGGCCATGGTCTTGTCTCCCGGTCAGTAAACGCGCGGCTTCGGCGGCACCACATCCACGTCCTTGCTCAACGTGTACATGTGCACCGGGCGGAAGTCGAAGCTGCACTTGCCCTGCTCGTCGACGTTGACCAGGGTGTGCTTCTGCCAGTTGACGTCATCGCGATCCGGGAAGTCCTCGTGCGCGTGCGCGCCGCGGCTCTCGTGTCGCTGTTCGGCCGAGTTGATCGTGGCGACCGCGTTGAGCAGCAGGTTGTGCAGTTCGTAGGTTTCGATCAGATCCGAGTTCCAGACCAGCGAGCGGTCGCTGACCTTGACGTCCTGGAACGACTGGAAGATCTCGTCCATCTTGCCGCAGCCTTCCTGCAACGTCTTGCTGGTGCGGAATACCGCCGCGTCGGACTGCATGGTGCGCTGCATGCGATCGCGGATGACCGCGGTCGGCGTGTCGCCATTGGCATTGCGCAGCTTGTCCAGGTGCGACAGCGCCTTGTCGCAGGCATCGCCGGCCAGCGGCTTGTGCGACGCGCCGGACTTGATGGTCTCGGCGCAGCGGTTGGCCACCGCACGTCCGAACACCACCAGATCCAGCAGCGAGTTCGAGCCCAGGCGGTTGGCGCCATGCACCGACACACAGGCGGCTTCGCCGATGGCGTACAGGCCGGGCACGACGGCATCGGGGTTGTCGCCGACCTTGCGCACCACTTCGCCGTGGTAGTTGGTCGGGATGCCGCCCATGTTGTAGTGCACCGTCGGGATGACCGGAATCGGCTGCTTGCTGACGTCCACACCGGCAAAGATGTGTGCGCTCTCGGCGATGCCGGGCAGCTTTTCGTTGATCACTTCCGGGCCGAGGTGGGTCAGATCGAGCAGGATGTGATCCTTGTGCTCGCCGACGCCGCGGCCTTCGCGGATTTCAATGGTCATCGAACGCGACACCACGTCGCGCGAGGCCAGATCCTTGTAGTGCGGTGCATAGCGCTCCATGAAGCGCTCGCCGTTGCTGTTGCGCAGGATGCCGCCTTCGCCGCGCACGCCTTCGGTAATCAGGCAGCCGGCGCCGTAGATGCCGGTGGGATGGAACTGCACGAACTCCATGTCCTGCATCGGCAGGCCGGCACGCATCACCAGACCGCCGCCGTCACCGGTACAGGTGTGGGCCGAGGTGGCGCTGAAGTAGGCGCGGCCGTAACCGCCGGTGGCCAGCACCACGCCGTGGGCGCGGAACAGGTGCAGCGAGCCTTCGGCCATGTCCAGCGCGAGCACGCCGCGGCAGACGCCTTCCTCGTCGAAAATCAGATCGAGAGCGAAGTACTCGATCATGAAGCGCGCGTCATGCTTGAGCGACTGCTGGTACAGCGTGTGCAGCATGGCGTGGCCGGTGCGGTCGGCAGCGGCGCAGGTGCGCTGTGCCGGCGGGCCTTCGCCGTAGCGGGTGGTCATGCCACCGAACGGGCGCTGATAGATCTTGCCTTCTTCGGTGCGGCTGAAGGGCACACCGTAGTGTTCCAGCTCGATGATGGCCGGAATCGCTTCACGGCACATGTATTCGATGGCGTCCTGGTCGCCCAGCCAGTCCGAACCCTTGATGGTGTCGAAGAAGTGGTAGCGCCAGTCATCCTCGCCCATGTTGCCGAGCGCGGCGGAAATACCGCCCTGCGCGGCCACGGTGTGCGAACGGGTCGGGAAGACCTTGGTCAAGCAGACCGTCTGCAGGCCCTTGGCGGCCAGGCCGAAGGTCGCGCGCAGGCCGGCGCCGCCGGCGCCCACCACGACCATGTCGTACTTGTGTTCGGTGATCTTGTAAGCGGACATTGAATCAATTCCCCAGCGCGATGCGGGCCACGGCGAAAACACTGACGATCGCGCCGAGCACGGCGACGAACTTGACGGTGGTTTGCACCGCCAGGGCCAGCAGCGAGGTGTGTACGTAATCTTCCAGCACGACCTGCAGGCCGAGCTGGGCATGCCAGAAACTGGCAATCAGGAAGCCGACCAGCAGCACGGCGTTCCAGGGCTTGGACACCGCTTCGGTGGCGGCGACGTAGTCGGCGCCGATCAGGCTGAGGGCAAAGCCCAGGAACCAGATGCTGAGCAGGACCAGCGCGGTGGCGGTCAGGCGCTGGTAGACGAAATGCGCGGTGCCCAGTTTGGCGGAGCCCAGCCCCGCCACGTTCTTGAGCGGGGTGCGGTAACGCGGCGACTTGTTGCTCATACGGCACCTCCCATCAGCACCCAGGCCCAGATCAGCGCGGTGATGATCAGGCTGCCAATCACCGACAGCCAGCTGTTGCGCACGAAGGTGGGAATGGCGTAGCCCACCGCGAAGTCCTGCACGATATGGCGGATGCCGTTGCACAGGTGGTAGGCGAAGGACCAGGTCCAGGCGAAGAAGAACACCTGGCCGTACCAGGCGCCTGCCACGTCGCGGAAACAGTTCCAGGCGTCAGGCCCGAGCATCAACGCCATCAGGCCGGCGGCAATGATGAGCGCGCCGAAGGCCAGGAAGATGCCGGTGCCACGATGCAGGATCGAAGTGGCCATCTGGATCTGCCAGCGGTAGACCTGCAGATGGGGGGAAAGCGGACGTTGAGGTGTCGCCATTCGCTGATTCTTTCTCGGCTGGGCGGTCACCAGACCGCGTTGGCTAAAGCTGCGTGTCAGAAATCGACGCAGCGTCCGTTTTTTTCCCAATCGCCATAGCGGGTGGGTTCTAACCCGTCACGTCCCCCGAATTCCCTGGCCAGCGGCGCCTGTGGCGCAGCCTGCCCACCTGGCGTGGTCGTGCCGTTCTCGGACGACTGCGTTCCAGGTTCGGGCGTGGGCTCGGGGGGTGTTTGGCCTATCATGAGATTCTCGCAACGCACAAAATTTTAATCCTCGCCCCCTTGCCTGACAACCTTCGCCCACTTCCGACGCCTTTGCTGGCGCTGCCCGACCATACCGTCGTGAGCTTTCAAGGGCCTGACGCCGTGGCTTTCGCGCAGGCGCAGTTCGCCAACGACGTGAGCGCGCTGGCGCCCGGCCAGTGGCAGTGGAACGCCTGGCTGACGCCCAAGGGCCGCGTGATTGCGCTGTTTGCGCTGATTCGCCGCGACGCCGATACGCTCTGGGCGGTGCTGCCCGACCTGCCCGCCGAGGACTTTGTCGCGCCCCTGCAGCGCTTTGTCTTTCGACGAAAGGTGAAGATCCAGGCGCGCCCGGAACTGGTCGTGGCCGGCGGTCATGGGGTGGCCGATGCCAGGCCGGACGCCGTGGGTGGCCGCTTCGGCGAGCGCGACGGCGCACTGGTGTTGGACCGCGGCAGCGACAGCGCGGCGCGTTACTGGTGGCTGGGCGAGGCCGGACAGGCATCGCTCGGCGTGGATGAGGGTGAGTGGTTGCAGCGCGATCTGCGCGATGGCGTGCCCCGCCTGGGCGCGGCGCAGCGGGAACAATGGACGCCGCAGCAGCTGTCACTTGATCGCTTGCAGGCTTACAGCGTCAAGAAAGGTTGCTATCCCGGCCAGGAAATCGTGGCCCGCACGCACTTCCTCGGCAAAGCCAAGCGTGGCCTGCGCCTGTTGCACGCCGATGCCGCCCTGGCCATTGGCGCGGCGGTGTCCGATGGCAGCCGCGACGTGGGCGAAGTCGTCTGTGCCGGCGCCGACGACTCTTCTGGCTGCTGGGCGCTGGCGGTGATGCCGCTGGAAGTGAGCATGGCGCCGCTCTCGGTCGACAGCGTAACCGTCAGCGAACACCCGCTGCCAGGTGGCCTGATCCGCTGAGCGCAGGCGGTTTGATTCAGGTCAATGAGTCGCCGCCGTGGATGCCTAGACTGCGCTGCAGTCCTCTTGCGCGGAAATCGCCATGCATTCTGACGTTCTGATCATCGGCGCCGGTCCGGTCGGCCTGTGCCTGTCCAGCGCGCTTTGCGAACTGGGTCTGAGAGTCGGCCTGATCGAACGGCAAAGCGAAGCGTCGATCGCCGCACCGGCATTCGATGGCCGAGAAATTGCCCTCACCCATGCGTCCATGCGCCTGCTGGCGGAACTGGGCCTGTCACAGCGCCTGGAGCCGGCAGATGTCTCGCCGCTGCGCGCGGCCAAGGTACTGACCGGACGCTCGCAACGTGGCATGGACGTGGATGGCCAGTTCAGTGGTCACGAACAGCTGGGCATCTTGGTGCCCAACCACCGCATCCGCCAGGCGGCGTGGGAAAACGTGCGCGGTCACGAGCGGCTGCAATCCTACTTCGACGCGCGGGTCGCTTCCGTGCACACCACCGAACGCTGCGCCGTGGTCGAGTTGCAGGACGGCCTGAGCCTGAGCGCGCCGCTGCTGATCGCCGCCGACAGCCGCTTTTCCGAAACCCGTCGCAGCCTGGGCCTGACTGCGGACCACCACGACTTCGGCAAGACCATGCTGGTGTGCCGCATGCGCCATGAGCAGCCGCACCACGGTACCGCCTGGGAATGGTTTGGCCACGGCCAGACGCTGGCCCTGCTGCCCCTGCAGGAGCATCTGGCCTCTGCGGTGATCACGGTGTC is part of the Pseudoxanthomonas indica genome and encodes:
- a CDS encoding succinate dehydrogenase assembly factor 2, which translates into the protein MNDHAIELKRVRWRCRRGMRELDQLFERHLEHYWPEDSESQRGVFLRLLDCEDDKLWRWFMGYEQCPDGELAALIERIRQLPA
- a CDS encoding succinate dehydrogenase iron-sulfur subunit, translated to MAEFALPKNSRIQKGKHFPAKDAKQPRTFKVYRWNPDDGQNPRVDTYEVDLAACGPMVLDALIKIKNEIDPTLTFRRSCREGICGSCAMNIDGTNTLACTRAISDCAKAEVPIYPLPHMSVVKDLVPDLTHFYAQYASIKPWIRTQTPAPPDRERLQSPEDRKHLDGLYECILCACCSTSCPSYWWNGERYLGPAILLQAYRWIIDSRDEDTGARLDDLEDPFKLYRCHTIMNCARTCPKGLNPALAIAEIKKLMMERRA
- the sdhA gene encoding succinate dehydrogenase flavoprotein subunit; this encodes MSAYKITEHKYDMVVVGAGGAGLRATFGLAAKGLQTVCLTKVFPTRSHTVAAQGGISAALGNMGEDDWRYHFFDTIKGSDWLGDQDAIEYMCREAIPAIIELEHYGVPFSRTEEGKIYQRPFGGMTTRYGEGPPAQRTCAAADRTGHAMLHTLYQQSLKHDARFMIEYFALDLIFDEEGVCRGVLALDMAEGSLHLFRAHGVVLATGGYGRAYFSATSAHTCTGDGGGLVMRAGLPMQDMEFVQFHPTGIYGAGCLITEGVRGEGGILRNSNGERFMERYAPHYKDLASRDVVSRSMTIEIREGRGVGEHKDHILLDLTHLGPEVINEKLPGIAESAHIFAGVDVSKQPIPVIPTVHYNMGGIPTNYHGEVVRKVGDNPDAVVPGLYAIGEAACVSVHGANRLGSNSLLDLVVFGRAVANRCAETIKSGASHKPLAGDACDKALSHLDKLRNANGDTPTAVIRDRMQRTMQSDAAVFRTSKTLQEGCGKMDEIFQSFQDVKVSDRSLVWNSDLIETYELHNLLLNAVATINSAEQRHESRGAHAHEDFPDRDDVNWQKHTLVNVDEQGKCSFDFRPVHMYTLSKDVDVVPPKPRVY
- the sdhD gene encoding succinate dehydrogenase, hydrophobic membrane anchor protein → MSNKSPRYRTPLKNVAGLGSAKLGTAHFVYQRLTATALVLLSIWFLGFALSLIGADYVAATEAVSKPWNAVLLVGFLIASFWHAQLGLQVVLEDYVHTSLLALAVQTTVKFVAVLGAIVSVFAVARIALGN
- the sdhC gene encoding succinate dehydrogenase, cytochrome b556 subunit, translating into MATPQRPLSPHLQVYRWQIQMATSILHRGTGIFLAFGALIIAAGLMALMLGPDAWNCFRDVAGAWYGQVFFFAWTWSFAYHLCNGIRHIVQDFAVGYAIPTFVRNSWLSVIGSLIITALIWAWVLMGGAV
- a CDS encoding DUF1674 domain-containing protein → MIGQTPPEPTPEPGTQSSENGTTTPGGQAAPQAPLAREFGGRDGLEPTRYGDWEKNGRCVDF
- a CDS encoding YgfZ/GcvT domain-containing protein → MPDNLRPLPTPLLALPDHTVVSFQGPDAVAFAQAQFANDVSALAPGQWQWNAWLTPKGRVIALFALIRRDADTLWAVLPDLPAEDFVAPLQRFVFRRKVKIQARPELVVAGGHGVADARPDAVGGRFGERDGALVLDRGSDSAARYWWLGEAGQASLGVDEGEWLQRDLRDGVPRLGAAQREQWTPQQLSLDRLQAYSVKKGCYPGQEIVARTHFLGKAKRGLRLLHADAALAIGAAVSDGSRDVGEVVCAGADDSSGCWALAVMPLEVSMAPLSVDSVTVSEHPLPGGLIR
- the ubiM gene encoding 5-demethoxyubiquinol-8 5-hydroxylase UbiM, giving the protein MHSDVLIIGAGPVGLCLSSALCELGLRVGLIERQSEASIAAPAFDGREIALTHASMRLLAELGLSQRLEPADVSPLRAAKVLTGRSQRGMDVDGQFSGHEQLGILVPNHRIRQAAWENVRGHERLQSYFDARVASVHTTERCAVVELQDGLSLSAPLLIAADSRFSETRRSLGLTADHHDFGKTMLVCRMRHEQPHHGTAWEWFGHGQTLALLPLQEHLASAVITVSGSEAHRLMDLSEEAFAREIEQRYDQRLGRMELASTRHAYPLVGVYARNFVGPRFALAGDAAVGMHPVTAHGFNLGLASVERLRDLARTALAQGRDLGDAALLQRYERRHRVGTRPLYLATRAVVEVFTDDRRPMRAAREAILRTGQRLSPFRRALAASLVDDGPVDQSLWRRMGALLPR